DNA sequence from the Cupriavidus oxalaticus genome:
AGCAGCGACGCGTACACCGCCTCATGGATCAGCGCGTGCATGAACAGGTAGTCGTCGCCTTCCGGCCGCGTCATGGCGGCCATGACCAGGCGCTCGCACGCGTAGTCAGGGTCCTGGATCAGGTGCCGCAGCGCAGCGGGGCTGAAGCGCTGGCCCAGCACGGCAGCGGCCTGCAGCGCCTGCCGGTCCGCGGTGGAAAAGCGGTCCAGCCGCGCCAGCACGATGCTCTGCAGCGTCCCGGGCAGTTCCTCGATGCCCTCTTCCGCGCCCGCCTCGGCGCCGCGCAGCAACTGGTCGAGGAACAGGGGATTCCCTTCGGCCCGGCGGATGCAGGAAGTGGCGACTGCCGGATCGACCTGCCGGTAGCAGGCGGCCAGTTCGTGCGCTTCGGCATCGTCGAGCGGGCCGAGGTCGATGGTGGTCAGCGGCGCGCCCTGGCTGGTCGCGCGCCAGGCCGCATCGACCGGGTCGTGCTCCGGGCGCACGGTCAGCACCAGGACCAGCGCATGGCTGCGCGTTGCCGCCGCCAGCTGCGCCAGGCAATCGAGCACCGTGCGCTCGGCCCAGTGCACGTCTTCAACCACGATCAGCAACGCTCGCGCGGCGCTGCGGCGGGTGGCCAGCGTCACCATCAGCCGCTGGGCGCCGCGCTGCCTGCTGGCGGGGTCCATCGCGGCCAGCGCGGCGGCATGCTCGGGGGACTGGGGCAGCTCCAGCATGTCGCGCACGAACATCAGGTCTTGCTCGGCAAGTTGCCAGGCCGTGAGCGTGCCTTCGGTGGCAGCCGCGTTGCTGCCTTTCGCGCCGGAACCCCGCGCGGCGCCCACCAGGCTGTGCGCGAGCATGCGCATGGGATCGCCGCCGCTGCCCGCGCCGAAGTCAAGCACCAGGACCCGGTGCGCCTCCAGGCCGCGTTCGCGCGCCAGCGCGACAAAGCGTCCGGCCAGCCGGCTCTTGCCGATGCCGGCCTCGCCACGGATCAATACGACGCGGCCGTGGCCCGAGCGCAGGCAGCTGTCGGCCACACCGGCCAACTGGGCCAGTTCCGCGTGCCTGCCGACGAAGGCGTGCTCGGCCGGCGCCTGCTCCACCCCAAGGAAACGCCGCACGCGCCACAGCGGGATCGGTTCGGCTACGCCGGGTAGCACGGCGCGGGCCACGCAATCGGCTTCCAGGCGTCCGGGCAGCGCCTGGTAGACCCGGTTGGATACCATCGTGCCGCCAGCCTCGGCGGCTTCCATCGCCTGCAAGGCCACGCCGACCGGGCCGCCGGTCAGCGTCATGTTGCTGTCGTCACAGGCCGCCAGCACCTGCCCGCTTGCCAGGCCGACGCGGGCCTGCAGCCGCGACCCGGCGGCACCGGCCAACCGCGCCAGCGCTGCATGCAGCGCCCCGGCGGTGTGCAGCGCGCGCTCGGCGTCGTTGCCGTGCGCCACCGGAACCCCAAACACGATGGTCAGCCGGGTGCCGATCTCATCGGTAATGTGGCCGCCACAGGCGCCCGCCAGGGCGCGGGCCTGCTGGCGCCAGCCGGCCAGGGCCTGGTGCAGCGGCTCAGGTTCCAGCGCGTCGGCGGCGCCCTCCTCCAGGCTGGCCACGAGTACCACCGCGTGGCGCAGTTGCGGCTCGGGTATCAGGGCGGCCGCCGGCGTGGCAGGGGGTGGGACCGTGTCCGATCCGGCCGCTTGCCCGGCACCGGCGTCGTCGTCACCACCCAGGCTGCCTGCCGCCGGCTCGCGCCGCGCGCGCAGGATGGCCTGGTACAGCGCTTCGGTCTCGGGCTCCGGCGACACACCGAGCTCGCGCTGCAGCGCCGCCCGGCACAGACGATACTGCTTGAGTGCCAGGGCTTGCCTGCCCTGCCGCTCATAGAGCCGGATCAGCGCCCGGTGCACGCCTTCCTGCAGCGGATCGAGCGCAAGCAGGCGCGTGGCACTGGCGATGGCCAGATCTGTCGCGCCGGCCTGTTCGTGGTGCGCCAGCAGCTTCGCCAGGGCGCCCAGCGCCACGCCGCGCAGGCGCTCGCGCTCGATCGCCAGCCAGTGGTCGAAGGCCGGCGCGGCGGCGTGGAAGCCCTCCAGCAGGTCGCCACGGTACAGGTCCGCCGCGCGGGCCAGAGATGCCGGCGAGGCTTCACGGGCACATTGCTCGAACTCGCACACGTCGACCGAG
Encoded proteins:
- a CDS encoding BTAD domain-containing putative transcriptional regulator, giving the protein MTRARLDLFGGFQLSSADGMPISLTARKARAVLAYLALARGRAQPRDKLAALCWAESNAEQARSSLRQALSAARRALDDAGTQGQQVVLAEGDCLMLGEISVDVCEFEQCAREASPASLARAADLYRGDLLEGFHAAAPAFDHWLAIERERLRGVALGALAKLLAHHEQAGATDLAIASATRLLALDPLQEGVHRALIRLYERQGRQALALKQYRLCRAALQRELGVSPEPETEALYQAILRARREPAAGSLGGDDDAGAGQAAGSDTVPPPATPAAALIPEPQLRHAVVLVASLEEGAADALEPEPLHQALAGWRQQARALAGACGGHITDEIGTRLTIVFGVPVAHGNDAERALHTAGALHAALARLAGAAGSRLQARVGLASGQVLAACDDSNMTLTGGPVGVALQAMEAAEAGGTMVSNRVYQALPGRLEADCVARAVLPGVAEPIPLWRVRRFLGVEQAPAEHAFVGRHAELAQLAGVADSCLRSGHGRVVLIRGEAGIGKSRLAGRFVALARERGLEAHRVLVLDFGAGSGGDPMRMLAHSLVGAARGSGAKGSNAAATEGTLTAWQLAEQDLMFVRDMLELPQSPEHAAALAAMDPASRQRGAQRLMVTLATRRSAARALLIVVEDVHWAERTVLDCLAQLAAATRSHALVLVLTVRPEHDPVDAAWRATSQGAPLTTIDLGPLDDAEAHELAACYRQVDPAVATSCIRRAEGNPLFLDQLLRGAEAGAEEGIEELPGTLQSIVLARLDRFSTADRQALQAAAVLGQRFSPAALRHLIQDPDYACERLVMAAMTRPEGDDYLFMHALIHEAVYASLLKSRRQNLHRRAAAWYEGRDPALMAEHLDAAGDPGAPEAYAAAARHEAVHFRGERALRLVERAQRLDSDAACRHALACLHGELALDLGLAAQSLQAFRQAQPLASGAAQQARVWQGTAAALRLLDRHDEALSALHEAEQAAAELGQSERLAEIESLRGNLYFPMGDMDRCLAAHQRALGHARAAGSVLGEARALGGLGDAYYQQGRMMTAHAHFVRCVGLARAHDFVRIECANLPMVGAVELFRNQLDAARASCEEGLRLAQRIGDARSEMLAYDVMTSTAQLAGDWPHAEAHARLALALTRRLGARRFEAEVLARLGLALGALGQMQEAEALLDEALQLSHASGLRYSGPTVLGFLARTARDPGRQLHALRQAEAILAQGCVSHCHVDLLEAAIDVSVSLRRWQEADRYLAALQDYMRPEPFPWGDFLIRRGRALVSAGQEEEGGGTPALHENLHQLRDEAHAAGLHASVGAIDTALARLAAGRN